One genomic region from Streptomyces sp. NBC_01431 encodes:
- a CDS encoding aminoglycoside phosphotransferase family protein encodes MYTASSSVSAPPRPHRPLGAGGGPYLDPTHAAPAYGAGRMPRRPGAGTQPLSGRIDLSGPQGAQLRIAIASVHRICPEFNPVQVLRHSGRSVLIVGTTGRATAVAKCLLDHSPAWAERFRHEIAAYRAFVRHRPPVRVPRLIAADPDNCTLVIERMPGRAAALTRHPVEAPPRADVRAVLGAIGRVNAWRPPAELFGRPLEYAPRIARYHELGLFTDRDLNDLQKLVHGLAQSGRVSWQFSHGDALLSNILLSPAGPVLVDWEHAGWYLPGYDLATLWAVLGDAPMERRRISQAAQAAGPASRDAFLVNLMLVLTREIRTYETAVQRTMREATPAAAAQAPPPGVLSAGEQQRLLLRRLHDDCAMARRAVRAAVGTR; translated from the coding sequence ATGTACACAGCATCGTCCTCCGTGTCCGCCCCGCCCCGTCCGCACCGTCCTCTGGGGGCGGGCGGCGGACCGTACCTCGACCCCACCCACGCCGCACCGGCGTACGGCGCGGGCCGGATGCCGCGCCGCCCCGGGGCGGGCACCCAGCCGCTCAGCGGGAGAATCGACCTCTCCGGCCCGCAGGGCGCCCAGCTGCGCATCGCGATCGCCTCGGTGCACCGCATCTGCCCGGAGTTCAACCCGGTACAGGTGCTGCGCCACAGCGGACGCTCCGTGCTGATCGTCGGCACCACAGGACGCGCCACGGCCGTCGCGAAGTGTTTACTGGACCACTCGCCCGCCTGGGCCGAGCGGTTCCGGCACGAAATAGCTGCCTACCGCGCCTTCGTCCGGCACCGCCCACCGGTGCGGGTTCCGCGGCTGATCGCCGCCGATCCCGACAACTGCACCTTGGTGATCGAGCGGATGCCGGGCCGGGCCGCGGCTCTGACGCGGCACCCCGTCGAGGCCCCGCCGCGGGCCGATGTCCGGGCCGTGCTCGGTGCGATCGGGCGCGTCAACGCCTGGCGGCCGCCCGCCGAACTGTTCGGCAGGCCGCTGGAGTACGCGCCGCGGATCGCCCGGTACCACGAGCTCGGCCTGTTCACCGACCGCGATCTGAACGACCTGCAGAAGCTGGTGCACGGTCTGGCCCAGTCGGGCAGGGTCTCCTGGCAGTTCTCGCACGGCGACGCGCTGCTGTCCAACATCCTGCTGTCGCCGGCCGGTCCGGTCCTGGTCGACTGGGAGCACGCGGGCTGGTACCTGCCCGGCTACGACCTGGCGACGCTGTGGGCGGTCCTCGGTGACGCGCCGATGGAGCGGCGCCGGATCAGCCAGGCCGCGCAGGCGGCGGGACCCGCGTCGCGGGACGCCTTCCTCGTGAACCTGATGCTCGTACTGACCCGGGAGATCCGGACGTACGAGACGGCGGTGCAGCGCACCATGCGGGAGGCGACGCCGGCGGCTGCGGCGCAGGCCCCCCCGCCGGGCGTGCTGTCCGCCGGGGAGCAGCAGCGGCTGCTGCTGCGCAGGCTGCACGACGACTGCGCGATGGCGCGGCGGGCCGTGCGGGCGGCGGTCGGCACCCGCTGA